The following are from one region of the Apostichopus japonicus isolate 1M-3 chromosome 17, ASM3797524v1, whole genome shotgun sequence genome:
- the LOC139984546 gene encoding mitochondrial nicotinamide adenine dinucleotide transporter SLC25A51-like — protein sequence MESSREDVTVPLMDHSPDWVEYACGGGAAFFNIIITFPLHKVIFRQQVFGISGNSAFMQVKKEGLSQLYRGVLPPLLQKTFSVSLMFGLYDQYSRILRSNCPFIPQSATLHAAAILSGTTEAILVPFERVQTILQDQRRANRFSNTIHAFRVLRMYGIGEYYRGLTAILLRNGPSNAVFFSLRGKVNSVLPEAKTSARKVRNDFVAGAVTGAFISTVWYPVNVVKSRMQSKIGGEFRSFVYTFKQIYKERNCRLRNMFLGVHLNYSRALISWGIINAAYEILKNCFMQD from the exons ATGGAGTCTTCTAGAGAGGATGTAACAGTTCCCTTGATGGATCACTCACCAGATTGGGTGGAATATGCCTGTGGAGGGGGCGCAGCTTTCTTCAATATCATTATCACCTTCCCTCTTCACAAAGTCATATTTCGACAGCAAGTTTTTGGGATCTCTGGCAACAGTGCTTTTATGCAAGTCAAGAAGGAGGGCTTGAGTCAGCTGTACAGAGGAGTCCTACCTCCTCTTCTTCAGAAGACATTTTCAGTTTCTTTAATGTTTGGCTTATATGATCAATATTCAAGGATCCTACGTAGCAACTGTCCATTCATTCCTCAATCAGCAACTCTTCATGCTGCTGCCATTTTGTCAG GAACAACGGAGGCTATTTTGGTTCCTTTTGAAAGAGTCCAGACAATATTGCAGGATCAGCGCCGTGCTAATAGATTCTCAAACACAATTCATGCCTTCAGGGTGCTGCGGATGTATGGTATAGGTGAATATTATCGAGGATTAACTGCCATCTTATTACGCAATGGACCTAGCAATGCTGTCTTTTTTAGTCTTAGAGGGAAAGTTAACTCTGTGTTACCAGAGGCAAAAACCTCAGCAAGAAAAGTGAGAAATGACTTTGTGGCTGGTGCAGTGACAGGTGCATTTATAAGCACCGTCTGGTACCCAGTCAATGTTGTCAAGTCAAGGATGCAATCAAAAATTGGAGGGGAATTTAGGTCATTTGTTTACACTTTTaaacaaatatacaaagaaaGGAACTGCAGATTAAGGAATATGTTTTTAGGTGTTCATTTGAACTATAGCAGAGCATTGATCTCATGGGGGATCATAAATGCAGCatatgaaatattgaagaaTTGCTTTATGCAAGATTGA
- the LOC139984466 gene encoding uncharacterized protein, which translates to MCFSREQLLVFGLGVAATAALSYKFTRDLFGRQTISAKQSRTGRKDRGCSMDECATSINESKKLTMADFTGQTPKEWASGDVINNNNIASTDDVTSIGDQSSAAPSKLVDSETQTDVIDDSMASEELMVALNLKLIHTNVFMLKKHFDEDLSKQLVGDLNVAFYKSEKLGNYIFLQANSKMDLEVGTAFCAEKYHGKMVMRSQLPWELFLEKSVSSLKVFGKKIQNNGD; encoded by the exons ATGTG CTTCAGTCGTGAACAGCTTCTGGTGTTTGGTCTGGGTGTGGCTGCTACCGCTGCTCTCTCTTACAAGTTTACCCGGGACTTGTTTGGACGACAAACCATCTCTGCCAAACAGAGCCGCACCGGGAGAAAGGACCGTGGCTGTTCAATGGATGAATGTGCCACTTCCATTAACGAAAGCAAAAAACTAACAATGGCCGATTTTACTGGTCAAACGCCCAAAGAATGGGCATCTGGTGACGTcatcaataacaacaatattGCTAGTACGGATGACGTCACATCTATAGGAGATCAGTCTAGTGCTGCTCCATCTAAATTAGTCGACTCAGAGACACAAACTGACGTCATCGATGATTCGATGGCGAGTGAAGAACTCATGGTCGCACTCAACTTAAAACTGATCCATACTAACGTCTTCATGTTGAAGAAACACTTTGACGAGGATCTATCGAAGCAACTGGTTGGTGATCTAAATGTTGCTTTTTACAAGAGTGAAAAACTCGGAAATTACATCTTCTTACAAGCCAACAGCAAGATGGACTTAGAGGTCGGCACTGCTTTCTGTGCGGAGAAATATCATGGCAAGATGGTGATGAGGTCGCAGCTGCCATGGGAACTGTTTTTGGAGAAGTCAGTTTCATCATTAAAAGTTTTTGgaaagaaaattcaaaacaaCGGAGACTAA